The DNA sequence caatatTTCTTTGAAGCAGTTCAAATAGACTGACAGAATTTATCCGCCAACAGTCCACTAGGACACTACTCcataaactgtcaaaaaaagtgtcacGGTTTCACACATTCATCTTTCCTACAAAACAGAGTTTTGTAATCAAAACTCGCAACTGCCCTGTACAATAAGTTTCCAAGACCATAGTGTGTTCTTTACTATGATCACAATGCTTCATAAACTGTAGCTTAAAACTGAGACATAAAAGGTCAAATATCAGTCCAAACCTGGCCCACAGGACAGCAAGAGAAACAAGATGATCACAATTATTGTCACTCTTGGCAATTTTTGTTGATCTCCTAATGAGATATGTTAGGGCTTTAAAGCTGTGGAGAGCTAAACACTGGAAACAGAGCCTTGAGTAACTGCTAACATctcttaacaaaaacaaaagaaaacgtTTGTAGTCTAATTGGGAACATGCAATGTTCTTTAAAAACCTGGCTTACTGGACTTAAGTAGAAAATGAATATGATAAAATGAGAAACTAGTTtacatttcaagtttttttttcttcttctattgcCACTATTAAAAGGTGGTAGCAGTTACTGAGGTCTACAATAGTTTGGCATCAACTATCAggtgtttagtttatttttttcagttaagaatttccttttgttttgtatgactAACACTTAAAATAACCTGTGAATTGTTAACCTACATTAATTGTGAATTAACACTGataaaataattttctgaacttcAACCCTAAAAATTGCAAAAGGTGCCAATAATTCTGACCAGCATCACTTTCCAACTTGAATGACGTAAAAACCGATTAACGTTACAGATGATAAGGCAGCCAAACAACAGACACCGCTTAAAACTTTAAGACTGGACAGGAAAATTGAGGAACACGCATCTTGTTTTTGATCAAAGATATATCCAAGAGTTTGTGAGCTTGCAAGTATGTGGGATTGTCTGacttcttttttataaaatataagtCACCCACACAATTATGATCTTATTCCTTGTGTGATGTTTTTAGTTACATCAGAATTGTGAGCTACCCAGCAGGACTTCACAATTCCAAGTTTGTTTCtggtttaaacaaacaaacctttttcaaGGTCAACCTTCAAGGGAATGTGTGGGcagtataaacaaaacaaatccaacaaTGACAATATTCTGGATGTATTCACCTGCCAAGATACTTTGTCCATGCACTGCATGTAATTGCTACTACTTATTTTCAAATAGAGCCCTGAGGCCTATACAGTTGTGATGGATTGGCATTTACAAATTTCATTTAGAGAAAAAGGCATTTCACTCAGTAATCACTCAAATCCTAAtcattaatctaaaaaaaaaaaaggaagagaaaatataacgaaaaagtcaaaatcaacttgtcattttaatatgtgaaactgaaaatgatatatttctatattttgaCTGTCATGGCAAAATACCTCTTAAATGGTAAAAGCAGGCTATATTTATATGGAAAGAAAATCAAGTATCAGAATAATTGTGATTGAAGGAAACAAAGTTGTGATATTGATATAAAAATCagacagtaaaaaagaaaatatataccATCCAGCAAAAGATCTTgatgcaagaaagaaagaagaaaaaaattccaTTTCCAATAGAAGCAACACTCTGTCCACTGATAAATATATTCATGTCTTtatattccaaaaaaaaaaagtaggggACTGACATAttgaaacattgttttacaaCAAGGACAAAACCATGACAATTTAGTCTCTGACAACCCAGattcacaaaaaagaaaaccaaacaaatctgATGAAGCATTCTTTTGTCCCTCATACAAGACAGAAATATAGGGGTCATTGCACTTCTTGAAAGTCTAATAAATGTGATGGGCGTGACAACCCTTGTTATAGCCAGTGCAGCACCCTGATACATCTGCACCCCGTCTGATCTCcactgagagaaaaacaagagcagCAGGAATAAAACAAGCTTGTGCAAAAGTGCTTCCTGCATCCTCTAGGACTACCACCCAAACACCCAACATGTGGCTTCCTTCTCTGCAGGCAAAGACTTGATCTTGTTGTCTGTACTGGAAAGCAGTGCACACTGGCTACAGTACAGAAAATTCAGTGTAATCACTTGCGTATATATGTATTGTTGGGATGTGgacatttgttatttaattgaTCAGGAAATTGTAAAACCCCCTCCTAAATGTTGTTCCGTCTTAGCTATTAAGTAGCCCACCTTCCATCTTTCCAAGTAACCCCTTACATTTCCTGCCAGCTTAGTATACATCCCTTCCGCTTAGGGAACACTAACCTGCATCAGTGCCATGGAACAATAACTTCATCCTCAGCCGGGATGAATAGAGCCATGAATCGGTTGCATGCTTATTGCTATAAAGACACTCGGAGAGGAAAAAGGCTAGCGATTGTTTTGCAAGTTATCGTGCAAGTAGTTTAATAAGATTTGCGCACATCTCAAAGAACTCAATGGTGTGGCTTCCTGGTCGAGGGATAGTTGGGGTGTCCCCCCCTGTTGAGTCGATGGATGAGGTCAACGATGAAGCTAAGGAGCCTTCTGCAGCCTTGGTGAGGGGCACAGTGCTAGACATAGCTGGAGCATCTGCACCGTCTACATCGTTCTTAATAGTGGAGCGGTAGTTGCCCACAGACCCAGAACGGAGAGGGGTAGCAGTTCCAGATTTTGTTTCCAACATATCATCTGaataacaaaaagacacaaaatgtatgCTACGACATGCAAAAATACCTTTAATTTCATTTCAAGTTCTATAACCAGGGTATATGCAAGTCTCAAAAACTCTTAAAATGCATTGTATTCCCTCAAAAACTGTGCTGTGCAAggtattaaaaagtaattgatttACAAATGTCTTAAATACTCGCTTTCCTGCTGTAGACAATAACAATTGTTTTGTATGCGGTTGCAGTCGGTTAGGAAACATTATCAGCTTAAGCTTTGCATAAACCACAAACATGGGGCTGACTTTGCTATAGCATCATGAAGGCAACATGTTGTTGCATGCCCTTTATACAGCATGCCTATGCTACGCTAATTCAGCCCCCAACAACACTATTATCTCCTATTTGCCTTTGAGTTACCACTGCGTATTTACAAAGACTGTTGTGAAAACGCCCTCATACCCTGAGTCAATTATTTATGAAGTCTGCACAGACACAGTGTACTAGTGCACAGATACAGGAAGCTAAATTCAGGGCTTACCAGAATATCTTGTCAATTTTAACAGgttatacacatacacactgacaaAACTGTAAATGGTATGAGACTAGTTTAAATGATACAACGAACATGAGAGAACACAACCGATGGTTTTACTCTTGatatttcaaccttttttttttttttttaactccaaggctttgattatttttgtaaacatgAAACGCGAGAGTAATCATACATTTCACATCTTAATAGAAACACAACAGTAGTTAAAACTTACCGTCTATGCTACGGAAGTCGAGGAGGTAGGTTCTACTGTCCACCTGGTAGAGTTGAAGGCTCATCTTGGTTTGCATCCCAGTAATCGGATTCTTCCTTTTCACACGTAGATAATAAGGATTCACAACCTGGAAGAGTTTACAATCAATCAATTTCTATCTGTCACATTAAATCGTACGAGGTATAACTCCAGCGTGAACTGTTATCCCATCAGCAACTTGATTCATCATAAAGCAGAATGTGACCGCCAGAttgacacacagaaaaagagttACGGGGTAAAATGGCCGGGATCTGATATGAAGGGTGAATCTCTTTAAAAGGTATTCTGATACCACTAACTGTTATTTATAGTTAAAGGTGTTCTAAGTAATGTCACACGTGTTTaaggctacatttgttgtcacatacagcaaacatctcctcacaatccgcgagctgcctgtcctcagaacacactgtaaaacaaacttggtctctgtagacagccctgGGTCGACAAACGGCAACAAATATAAACTGTGCCAACTTGCACCATGAAGCATACACGAatgtgttccagccaataaccgacaagaaggatttagGGGTGTGGGGgtagtgcgcggaagcacagaagggagggggcgggatgaggaggagggaggggcgagctagtctcgttttgcaAAAAGTAACGTCACCCATTATCGCTTAGAGGACCTTTAAGCGATTTAACATAATCTCAACTTTAATTACTGTTTCAATGTGTGACGACAAACTCATTTTACTGATTTCAGTTACAACAAATTAAGAACCAAGTTAGGCTCTTCTTTTCCATACGCCCCTCTCAGAGTTTCTTCCTTACCTTCCATTCATAATCCAGCTGTTTCATGGCACGGCACACTTCAGACATGATGTCATTGGGTCTACTCTGACTCCGGATACCCAGGTGCCACTTGGCCCTTCTAACACCCTGGTGCTTGGACTTCTGGGGGTTCAATTCGTCCAATGTGTGGCGTGGCCTGGGAGGAGTCTCCGCCAAGAGGAAGGGTACACGCTCAGGGTGGGGCTTGACAATTCCAGCCACAGCTGCACCGGACGAGGTCAGGTGCTGGTCATCTAGAAAAGAGTCAGGAGGGCTGGACGCCAGGTAGAAATCCTTGGCTTCACTCATGATGCGACGATTGTCAATGATGAGATGGTAGGCGACAGCCAATGGATCTTGATGGTTGCGACTATATATGCAGGACAGGACCTCCTCCTCTGTGCACTCAAACTTCTCACATACCTCCTTGAGAGCCTCATCATCAATCATGTTGTTGCTGTACGATGGGTCCTCAGGGAACAAGTACTTTGGCAGGCCCTGTTTGAACCACTCATCCTCTCTGCGGGAggagaaattatttttgtagTAAAACATACCACAGACCATGAATGCAACACTGACAATAAAACTAACCTTACATACTATAATCTGAAATAGTTATAGCCACAGTTTGACATGGTAGTTAATCTCATCAGGCTCACCGGATCTCTTTGATTGTGGCTCTTTTCATTGGGTCCACCTGCAGCATGTGTTTAAGGAGGCTTATTACTGACGGGTTCAGATACTGAGGGGTAAAAAAGATCCCATCGCAGATCTTCTTAAAGAGTGTTGGCACGTGGTCGTCATCAAAGGGAAGCGTCCCACACAACAAGGCATACAGAATGACCCCACTGCTCCAGATATCTACCTCTGGACCAGCATATAACCTAACAGACAAGTAAAAAGAAGCAGTCCTATAATCATGaaagcaacattttattttgtagcagTGGGAGAATGCATACGTTCTGTGTCAACTTCTAATGGTatcaacaacaagaaaaagacGTACCTTCCTGAGATGACCTCAGGAGCAGCATAGTTTGGAGAACCACAGCTTGTTCGCAGGAACTCTCCATCTGACATCATGTTTGATAATCCTGCACAGAATTTTACACTGTTATAATATGGTCAGTATCAGCTCCGATAGTAATAAGGCAAATTGGATTGATGCATCCCTACATATACTACCCATAGAAACATTGTTCCATAGCCTTATTAGTAGTCAAAAAGTCCACATGGTACATTCAATATAGATTAATAAACAAAGTCCTGTGCTATTGTGCCCaccattttaacattaaaccaAAGTCACCTGTGAAGACCTGAGTTTAAGATTGAGACACACTTACCAAAGTCTGCAATCTTGGCATTCATGTGTGCATCAAGCAGCACATTTTCAGGCTTGAGGTCTCGGTGAACCACCATGTGTCTGTGGCAGTAGTCTACTGCTGAAATAATCTGCTGGAACAGCCGACGACTCTCCTTTTCATCCAACTGTCAAAGCAGCAATTATCCATTAGGTGTGATCTTCTCTGTGACTCAGTTAGCACATCACAGCTGACTGAGCAGCACTTCCTGTTGTGTTTGGATATCTTTTCCATCTGCCGTTTTTGGTTCACAGGTTGCTGTATCTGCACCAAAGGCTGGCTATAACACCAAGAAGTACATAATGCACTTTTGTGTCCTGGTCCCCTCACTGgtaataaaatacacaatatcTGCTGCAAATGATAAACATTTGCTATACATGACAAGATGGCaagagtgaaagaaaatgtgggATATCATTAAAACAGGCTATAAGACATTTTCCAGTATGATAGTGTATTACCTTTCCATTTTTGCAGATGTAGTCGAATAACTCGCCTCCTGAGACATACTCCATCACCATGAAGATATCTGTAGGGGTGCTAATAACCTGATACCTGCAGACATCAGCACAAAGTTCAAATCATGTGGTGATAAACAATTTGTAGAACGCTGCTCAAATATAGACAGCCAAATATagtgagtttattttttaacaaagaaaaaataggACTGCAATCAGTATGAACGACCAGACAGTTCACATTTTAGTTAGTGAGACTAGTCTTCAAACAATCAAGACTTAATGCTTCCAAGCAACAAAAGCATATTTGTTAACTACAAATACTACATTTCAATAAAGGATCAGTACTCAAAAGTATTGTAGGTAATATTTCAACAGCATTAGTTTAAACTTGATTGAGTGACTTAATGTTGTGTTATTGCAATTTCCAAATTGCAACATGGACtattgcaatatccaaatcgcagggtGGAGCAATATTTGCTAAAGGGAAAATACGTGTTAAAATACCATtctaaaataataatgcaaaaatgATCCTCCAATTTTGTGAATGATACTGCAATATCAAAACTAATCGCATCTAGATCATTTCCTCACATCGTAAAGCCCTACTGCCTGCCCTTTCAGTATAAGGCTTGGTGAGAAATTCTTTCACCTCATAATGTACACTGGCAATCAGAATCTATTTACACTACACTGGCTGAGTGGCTACGCTTGCACATTAGCCACATTTCTCCTTGCAATTTTCATATTCAACATCAAGCAGAAGACTAAGAACTGAAATTTCTGTCAACAGCATTGTAACCCCTGCTGCTCTGAAtccacaagtaaaaaaaaaatagcctacTAAAAACAGCTGCACAGTAATGACAAGGCGACAGtgttaaatgaaattaaatccTCTTAAATCCAGCATCACAAAATTGACATGTGTCTAAAAGGTTAATGCAAAAATGATTAAGGTACAGTCCACAGGGGTTTCAGCACATGTACCAAATGTTGACTAACTGCCCATCTCGTGTCATATTGCTTCTCTTTCTCCAGAGTTTACATTCTACTGCATGCATGAAATGGAGTTGGTATTTCAGGCAATCAGCCACACCTCATGGTGCCTTTAATGACCCGGTAACTGTGGCCTTGGTTCATTGCTGCTTACAATTGCATATCAGGTATGAAGTACCTTTGCaattttctaaatatatttttaaaccagTGACTCTTTCAGCCATAGTGtacctttttatattaaaatgaaagctcaaCAGAGAGCATAACCAATAAAGCAGCCAAGGACTGATGGGAGAAAAGACTGGGTCAGACAGATATTGTCCCACATGGATGTATTCTAAAACACACCATTAAAGCCTTAAAATAGCTCAGTGGGTGGTATTAATGTGGCGGCAGGGGGATTATGGAGCAGCGAGCAGGATGCAATCTAGGACTTACAGCTTAATTATGTGAGGATGCCTGAAAAGCTTGAGGTTCTGGATCTCCCTGCGAATCTTTCCCACCACATCTAAACTGCGGATCTTCTGCCTGTTCAAGATCTTCACGGCCACTTGGTGCTT is a window from the Etheostoma cragini isolate CJK2018 chromosome 16, CSU_Ecrag_1.0, whole genome shotgun sequence genome containing:
- the prkaa1 gene encoding 5'-AMP-activated protein kinase catalytic subunit alpha-1 isoform X1 gives rise to the protein MATEKQKHEGRVKIGHYILGDTLGVGTFGKVKVGQHELTKHQVAVKILNRQKIRSLDVVGKIRREIQNLKLFRHPHIIKLYQVISTPTDIFMVMEYVSGGELFDYICKNGKLDEKESRRLFQQIISAVDYCHRHMVVHRDLKPENVLLDAHMNAKIADFGLSNMMSDGEFLRTSCGSPNYAAPEVISGRLYAGPEVDIWSSGVILYALLCGTLPFDDDHVPTLFKKICDGIFFTPQYLNPSVISLLKHMLQVDPMKRATIKEIREDEWFKQGLPKYLFPEDPSYSNNMIDDEALKEVCEKFECTEEEVLSCIYSRNHQDPLAVAYHLIIDNRRIMSEAKDFYLASSPPDSFLDDQHLTSSGAAVAGIVKPHPERVPFLLAETPPRPRHTLDELNPQKSKHQGVRRAKWHLGIRSQSRPNDIMSEVCRAMKQLDYEWKVVNPYYLRVKRKNPITGMQTKMSLQLYQVDSRTYLLDFRSIDDDMLETKSGTATPLRSGSVGNYRSTIKNDVDGADAPAMSSTVPLTKAAEGSLASSLTSSIDSTGGDTPTIPRPGSHTIEFFEMCANLIKLLAR
- the prkaa1 gene encoding 5'-AMP-activated protein kinase catalytic subunit alpha-1 isoform X2 — encoded protein: MVVHRDLKPENVLLDAHMNAKIADFGLSNMMSDGEFLRTSCGSPNYAAPEVISGRLYAGPEVDIWSSGVILYALLCGTLPFDDDHVPTLFKKICDGIFFTPQYLNPSVISLLKHMLQVDPMKRATIKEIREDEWFKQGLPKYLFPEDPSYSNNMIDDEALKEVCEKFECTEEEVLSCIYSRNHQDPLAVAYHLIIDNRRIMSEAKDFYLASSPPDSFLDDQHLTSSGAAVAGIVKPHPERVPFLLAETPPRPRHTLDELNPQKSKHQGVRRAKWHLGIRSQSRPNDIMSEVCRAMKQLDYEWKVVNPYYLRVKRKNPITGMQTKMSLQLYQVDSRTYLLDFRSIDDDMLETKSGTATPLRSGSVGNYRSTIKNDVDGADAPAMSSTVPLTKAAEGSLASSLTSSIDSTGGDTPTIPRPGSHTIEFFEMCANLIKLLAR